In a single window of the Oryctolagus cuniculus chromosome 2, mOryCun1.1, whole genome shotgun sequence genome:
- the ACTR1B gene encoding beta-centractin: MESYDIIANQPVVIDNGSGVIKAGFAGDQIPKYCFPNYVGRPKHMRVMAGALEGDLFIGPKAEEHRGLLAIRYPMEHGVVRDWNDMERIWQYVYSKDQLQTFSEEHPVLLTEAPLNPSKNREKAAEVFFETFNVPALFISMQAVLSLYATGRTTGVVLDSGDGVTHAVPIYEGFAMPHSIMRVDIAGRDVSRYLRLLLRKEGADFHTSAEFEVVRTIKERACYLSINPQKDEALETEKVQYTLPDGSTLDVGPARFRAPELLFQPDLVGDESEGLHEVLAFAIHKSDLDLRRTLFANIVLSGGSTLFKGFGDRLLSEVKKLAPKDVKIKISAPQERLYSTWIGGSILASLDTFKKMWVSKKEYEEDGSRAIHRKTF, from the exons ATGGAGTCCTACGACATCATCGCCAACCAGCCCGTGGTCATCGATAAC GGTTCGGGGGTGATCAAGGCTGGCTTTGCTGGAGACCAGATTCCCAAATACTGTTTCCCAAACTA TGTGGGGCGGCCTAAGCACATGCGGGTGATGGCTGGAGCCCTGGAGGGCGACCTCTTCATCGGACCAAAAGCAGAG GAGCACCGGGGGCTGCTGGCCATCCGCTACCCCATGGAGCACGGCGTGGTGCGGGACTGGAATGACATGGAGCGCATCTGGCAGTACGTGTACTCCAAGGACCAGCTGCAGACCTTCTCCGAGGAG CATCCTGTCCTCCTCACGGAGGCCCCGCTGAACCCCAGTAAGAACCGGGAGAAGGCGGCGGAGGTGTTCTTTGAGACCTTCAACGTGCCGGCCCTGTTCATCTCCATGCAGGCCGTGCTCAGTCT GTACGCCACAGGACGCACGACGGGAGTGGTCTTGGACTCAGGGGACGGGGTCACTCACGCTGTGCCCATCTATGAGGGCTTCGCCATGCCGCACTCCATCATGCGGGTGGACATCGCCGGCCGGGACGTCTCCCGCTATCTCCGACTGCTGCTCCGTAAGGAGGGAGCCGACTTTCACACCTCGGCTGAGTTTGAGGTTGTCCGGACCATCAAAGAG CGAGCCTGCTACCTGTCCATCAACCCGCAGAAGGATGAGGCTCTGGAGACGGAGAAGGTGCAGTACACCTTGCCAGACGGCAGCACGCTCGAC GTGGGGCCTGCACGGTTCCGGGCCCCCGAGCTGCTGTTCCAGCCAGACCTGGTGGGGGACGAGAGCGAGGGGCTCCACGAGGTGCTGGCCTTCGCCATCCACAAGTCTGACCTGGACCTTCGTCGGACGCTGTTTGCCAACATTGTGCTCTCGGGCGGCTCGACGCTTTTCAAAG GCTTCGGCGACCGATTACTCAGTGAGGTGAAGAAGCTTGCCCCAAAGGACGTCAAGATCAAG ATCTCAGCCCCTCAGGAACGGCTATACTCCACGTGGATCGG gggctccatcctggcctcacTGGACACATTTAAGAAGATGTGGGTTTCCAAAAAGGAGTATGAAGAGGATGGCTCCCGTGCTATTCACCGCAAAACGTTCTAG
- the COX5B gene encoding cytochrome c oxidase subunit 5B, mitochondrial encodes MASRLLRGAGALAAQALRARGPNGAAAVRSMASGGGVPTDEEQATGLEREVMMAARKGLDPYNMLPPKAASGTKEDPNLVPSITNKRIVGCICEEDNSAVIWFWLHKGETQRCPNCGTHYKLVPHQLAH; translated from the exons ATGGCTTCAAGGTTACTTCGCGGAGCTGGAGCGCTGGCTGCTCAGGCCCTGAGGGCCCGCGGACCCAATGGAGCGGCTGCCGTGCGCTCCATGGCTTCTGGAG GTGGTGTCCCGACCGATGAGGAACAGGCCACCGGGCTGGAGAGGGAGGTCATGATGGCCGCGCGGAAGGGACTG gaccCATACAATATGCTACCCCCAAAGGCAGCTTCAGGCACCAAGGAGGACCCTAATTTAGTCCCTTCCATCACCAACAAGCGAATAGTGGGCTGCATCT GTGAAGAGGACAACAGTGCTGTCATCTGGTTCTGGCTGCACAAAGGCGAGACCCAGCGATGCCCTAACTGTGGAACCCATTATAAGCTGGTGCCTCACCAGTTGGCCCACTGA